The following proteins come from a genomic window of Meleagris gallopavo isolate NT-WF06-2002-E0010 breed Aviagen turkey brand Nicholas breeding stock chromosome Z, Turkey_5.1, whole genome shotgun sequence:
- the TPGS2 gene encoding tubulin polyglutamylase complex subunit 2 isoform X2, protein MFSNLPPGPWPSADSHQMTKNACILPEDLKNFYLMTDGFQMTWSVKVDDTPVPLGSMVINSISRLCRLGGSSMYTVPNAPSLADLEDDTDEEGNEDKPEKPHFDSRSLIFELDPCNGNGKVCLVYKRTKPVVSPDTEIWFLDRALYWHFLTKSFTAYYRLLITHLGLPQWQYAFTSYGVSPQAKQWFNMYKPITINTTLLSEEADSFVNKLDPNKIFKSKNKTPVMKKKQPSQPAGVQKSNTNMPSTKTSSLTGNSSRKRDPQI, encoded by the exons ATGTTCTCAAACTTACCACCAGGCCCTTGGCCATCAGCGGACTCTCATCAAATGACA AAAAATGCCTGCATATTGCCAGAGGATTTAAAGAACTTCTATCTGATGACTGATGGCTTCCAGATGACTTGGAGTGTAAAAGTTGATG ATACCCCAGTACCCCTGGGCTCCATGGTGATTAATAGTATCTCGAGGCTTTGTCGGCTTGGAGGTTCCTCCATGTACACCGTGCCTAATGCACCATCTCTTGCTGACCTGGAAGATGACACAGATGAGGAGG gtAATGAAGACAAACCAGAGAAACCACACTTTGATTCTCGTAGTCTTATTTTTGAATTAGACCCATGCAATGGGAATGGGAAAGTTTGTCTTGTTTATAAGCGCACTAAACCAG TTGTATCCCCAGACACAGAAATATGGTTCCTAGACAGAGCTCTGTATTGGCATTTCCTCACCAAATCCTTCACAGCCTACTATCGCCTGCTCATCACTCACCTGGGTCTGCCACAGTGGCAGTATGCCTTCACCAGCTATGGAGTCAGTCCTCAAGCCAAG CAATGGTTTAACATGTATAAACCCATAACAATCAACACAACTCTTCTCTCTGAAGAAGCTGATTCCTTTGTAAACAAGCTGGACCCCAAtaagatatttaaaagcaagaacaaaactccagtgatgaaaaagaaacaaccctCCCAGCCAGCAGGTGTCCAAAAGAGCAACACTAATATGCCCTCTACCAAGACTTCCTCACTAACTGGAAATTCTTCAAGGAAGCGAGACCCACAGATCTGA
- the TPGS2 gene encoding tubulin polyglutamylase complex subunit 2 isoform X1: MEEKPSAGIRPHLDKLTLGVTRILETSPGVSDVTLVEKEPADRHAIISWEQKNACILPEDLKNFYLMTDGFQMTWSVKVDDTPVPLGSMVINSISRLCRLGGSSMYTVPNAPSLADLEDDTDEEGNEDKPEKPHFDSRSLIFELDPCNGNGKVCLVYKRTKPVVSPDTEIWFLDRALYWHFLTKSFTAYYRLLITHLGLPQWQYAFTSYGVSPQAKQWFNMYKPITINTTLLSEEADSFVNKLDPNKIFKSKNKTPVMKKKQPSQPAGVQKSNTNMPSTKTSSLTGNSSRKRDPQI, from the exons ATGGAGGAGAAGCCCTCCGCCGGCATCAGGCCCCACCTGGACAAGCTCACCCTGGGAGTGACGCGGATTCTGG agACTTCACCAGGTGTTTCTGATGTGACGTTAGTGGAAAAGGAGCCAGCTGATCGCCATGCAATTATTTCATGGGAACAA AAAAATGCCTGCATATTGCCAGAGGATTTAAAGAACTTCTATCTGATGACTGATGGCTTCCAGATGACTTGGAGTGTAAAAGTTGATG ATACCCCAGTACCCCTGGGCTCCATGGTGATTAATAGTATCTCGAGGCTTTGTCGGCTTGGAGGTTCCTCCATGTACACCGTGCCTAATGCACCATCTCTTGCTGACCTGGAAGATGACACAGATGAGGAGG gtAATGAAGACAAACCAGAGAAACCACACTTTGATTCTCGTAGTCTTATTTTTGAATTAGACCCATGCAATGGGAATGGGAAAGTTTGTCTTGTTTATAAGCGCACTAAACCAG TTGTATCCCCAGACACAGAAATATGGTTCCTAGACAGAGCTCTGTATTGGCATTTCCTCACCAAATCCTTCACAGCCTACTATCGCCTGCTCATCACTCACCTGGGTCTGCCACAGTGGCAGTATGCCTTCACCAGCTATGGAGTCAGTCCTCAAGCCAAG CAATGGTTTAACATGTATAAACCCATAACAATCAACACAACTCTTCTCTCTGAAGAAGCTGATTCCTTTGTAAACAAGCTGGACCCCAAtaagatatttaaaagcaagaacaaaactccagtgatgaaaaagaaacaaccctCCCAGCCAGCAGGTGTCCAAAAGAGCAACACTAATATGCCCTCTACCAAGACTTCCTCACTAACTGGAAATTCTTCAAGGAAGCGAGACCCACAGATCTGA